A stretch of the Drosophila sulfurigaster albostrigata strain 15112-1811.04 chromosome 2L, ASM2355843v2, whole genome shotgun sequence genome encodes the following:
- the LOC133850622 gene encoding uncharacterized protein LOC133850622 encodes MATYTCTQFVDFIEPSCFGTTTTTFTLDAGRFVKRDLHLFMESIETISRIERERHERRQQRRERKVQQARIAELESDRCVSPTPSAEEAVDEPLMYMEAKCIPYAISDALPVDRKTPSEYDICDDEAYGSSSNQSPRSSVTYCSCAGVSSTGLDSDSAESGVYAGSPLPPVRPRSQVISKPKNRTTRSRIISMVLKREYAKAPSTDELEKPERCNHLLESTMKQKYDQLTSKSRRGIACGQGSPEECFLDRALRYLTL; translated from the coding sequence ATGGCCACCTACACTTGCACACAGTTCGTCGACTTCATCGAGCCCAGCTGCTTCGGCACAACAACTACGACGTTTACCCTTGATGCTGGCCGCTTTGTCAAGCGTGATCTGCACCTCTTCATGGAGTCCATCGAGACGATTTCCCGCATCGAACGGGAGCGTCATGAGCGCCGTCAACAGCGACGAGAGCGCAAGGTGCAACAGGCTCGCATTGCCGAATTGGAGAGTGATCGTTGTGTGAGTCCCACACCCAGTGCTGAGGAGGCTGTGGACGAACCCTTGATGTACATGGAGGCCAAGTGCATTCCCTATGCCATCAGCGATGCTCTTCCCGTGGATCGCAAGACTCCCTCAGAGTACGACATCTGCGACGATGAAGCCTATGGCAGCAGCTCGAATCAATCGCCAAGGAGCAGCGTTACCTATTGCAGTTGTGCCGGTGTCTCTAGCACTGGACTCGACTCGGACTCGGCTGAATCGGGTGTCTATGCTGGCTCTCCTTTGCCTCCGGTGCGTCCTCGTTCGCAGGTTATCAGCAAGCCAAAGAATCGCACCACTCGCTCTCGCATCATCAGCATGGTTCTCAAGCGGGAATATGCCAAGGCACCCTCGACAGATGAATTGGAGAAACCCGAACGTTGCAATCATTTGCTTGAAAGCACCATGAAGCAAAAGTATGATCAACTGACCAGCAAATCTCGTCGTGGCATCGCCTGCGGCCAGGGATCTCCCGAGGAATGCTTCCTCGACAGAGCCCTGCGCTACCTTACCTTGTGA